The Erinaceus europaeus chromosome 17, mEriEur2.1, whole genome shotgun sequence nucleotide sequence ACATAGAATACCCAGGAAAATCTTAACTCACACAGCAAAGTGTCATGTAAAGAGAAGTCAATAGTATCTTTaatgggattagtggtttacagtaaatattgtCATTGGTacaggtaaaatttctcagttttctgaaaaacactctcacctccaggctGGGTCCTCCTCCACTGTCAGTTAACAGTATCTTAACCCATAGGAGTATCTCTATATCTCCCAGCAAAAGCTCTCTCACCAAAACATTAAACACACTCCTACTTTCAATTTTCTCTACTCCCCAAACATACAACATATAAAATAATACAGATTTCATCCACCAAAGTTATGTAAGAGGGACACAAAAAGTTTTGCATAATTCTTTGACCACTGCAATACTCTTTAACTTCTATGTACTTTTAAGTAAATATTAGTGCAATTCCTCAGTCTTTAAACAACAAACATCATTATTGGCAGAAAacataataaacacacacacacacacaccaaaaatttTTTCCAGACACTGGAGATTATTCGCATTTTTCAAAATCAGTggggtaaaattttaaaaaaaaatcactagaagaaaaatgaagacagACATCAGGAGTTAGtttaactggtagagcacacaatgGGCCATGTGTAAGAACACACATTTGAGTCCCTAGGGAGAAATTTATGGTTATattatgtctcttctctctctgttttcttttgaaCTTTCAGTCTCATAGTATATAAAATGATAATTAATTCCCTTCCTACAACATAAAAGTCAATATAACAACAGGAACCactagtttatttaaaaaaggcaatgctttctacattttatttttatcgaCCACAATAAGGTGGCAAAATCCCAACAGTGTATTACCATCAGCTGAGAATACAGGGGATATATTGATAGGAGCCCTTTGTCAAATCTCTACTACAGATATAATGACAATGTTTGAAAGTACCATGATCATATACCACAAAAAGCAATACTTTTAATAAgagtttttcattaaaaaatagagTCAAAGACAAGTTCACAGTCAATATTTGAGTTTATCTTGTAAAGCAAGACAGAGGTATCATTTGACTTCTGGTTAAAAATGTTCCATTTACTTCAAATGCAGAAAATCCTCCCATGCTTGAGTCACACAAGCTTGAGAATATTTCCCAAATCTTCATGTTCTAATAATCTGTTCATTATAGTGTTAGGTTCTAAGTCTTACACCTGTTAATTGTAGCAGgaggaaatcaaaagagaaaactatgACCTAAATATGTTGTGTGACCTGTCAATCATACAGAATAATAAATAGTGGATGTCAACTCCATAGACTGTGTCACATCTCTATGTGTGATAAAAATGGCTTTCCAGTTCACTTAGTCATAAGGAACTTCTTCTTTTCGAATGTCCTTCTGAATGAATCTTTGACCTCCTTATTTCTCAGGCTGTAGATAATTGGGTTCAACATGGGGATCACCGCTGTGTAGAATACAGAAACCACTTTATTGATATCCAGGGAAAAACTAGAACTGGGACGGACATAGATAAAGAAGAGTGTCCCATAGAGAATGGAGACAGCCGTCAGGTGGGAAGAGCAAGTGGAGAAGGCCTTGCGCCTCCCCTCTGCAGAGCATATCCTCAAGATGGCGATGACAATGTAAATGTAGGACACCAAGATGATCACACCGCTGAGTACACCTAGGGCTCCAGCCATGATGAAAAGCAGAAATGTATTGACCCGGGTGTCTGCACATgccagagagagaacagggagaagGTCACAAAAGAAATGATTGACAATATTTGGGCCACAGTAGGGTAAGCGAAAGGTGAAGGTTGTATGGGTCATGGTGCTGAGAACACCCAAGACGTAAGGTCCTACAACCAGCTGCACACAAACCTTCTGGGACATAGTGAGTGTATACAGCAAGGGTTTACAAATGGCTATGTATCGGTCATATGCCATGGAAGCCAGGAGGAAACATTCAGTCACCACAAATTGACCaaaaaaccagagctgggcagcacaaccaaaaaaagaaataacttttttCTCCACAAAGATATCCGTCAACATTTTGGGGCCAATGACAGAAGAGGAACAGACATCCACAAAGGACAAGTGACTGAGAAAAAAGTACATCGGGGTGTGGAGACGGGAATTCATCCAGATAAGGGCGATCATCCCCAAGTTTCCCAAGAAAGTGATGAGGTAGACCAAGAGAAatatcacaaaaagaaaaacctgGAGGTACAAGTGATTGGTCAAGCCTATGAGAAGAAACTCTACCACCAAAGTTTGATTTTCATAATCCATTTCTCTGATTCAGTCTGCAATAGAAAGAGacatattttaattgttattaatgatttaatattgatttacaaaattacaagataatggggaTACAACTCCGTACCATTCTCAATTTTACATTGACTGCCATATCAAGTTAAGGTTAATAAGACGTTTCTGAAATTCCCTTATCATGGGCAGATGAAAAATTACACCCGTGGGTTAGTAACTGTGCTATAAATCCTTAGCCctcataattaaataataaaaagtaaagataaaataaattttttaaatgttataccattagaaaaaagaaaaacaaactggaTGGGGAGACGGCATAGAAGTTATGCAAATATCcatcatgtctgaagctccaccaacctaggttctatccccagtaccatcataagtcaAAGTTGGTCAATGTCCTgggtgttctcattctctctctctctctccatctctctccctctctctgtttctctctctctctctcatttctctttgtatctcacttattaaaataattaaaaatatatttaaaagagaagCTTTTATAAAGTCGTAACTCTAATATACCAATGTGATGTCAACAAGCTCCAATTTCTGTGAAAATAGTTTCTGACTGTGACTGTCAGaagcctatttttaaaaaattttccccaGTCATACCCAACCCAAAagctgcagagagaaagatagagaatgagagaaaccatGCTCCTAATTATGCCCAAGATTTTGTTTTCAATCCACTGAATTTTATTGCAAATGTACTTGATCAGTTGGTGTCAAAAAGTTTAAAATCAATACCCTATTTTCTGTATGCTAGTAcaaagcaaacttttttttttacaaattaaatACCTAAATTTttgacaaaaatattaaaatctgATGAAAAACGATTATAAAAATCCTTAATCTCTCTCTTCAAAAAAGGAGGTAGTCGTCTCAGTCCTATTAtacaaattttgtttgtttaaatcacCAAAATCTTTTTTAAGCTACTTTTTATTTGTGCCCAAGATTTTAGACATGAGCAAGATAAGAACTCAAGTTAACTGACTCAGTGGTTTGTTCCTCATTCACAACATCTATATTAAGTCATTATAAAACGCAGTCCCATTAATTCTTACATTCTTTGGGTCCATAAATCCTGCAATCTACTTTAATATCTCTGTAAAACCTAATTAAAATTTACattcaatttctgtccttttaATAGAAAGACTcatactgaactttttttttttttactaaattctACTTCACAGTAAGCTTAGAAATAATGTTTTCCCATTGTTACACATCCATTGACCATTCTGAACTCCTAAAGAAAATTTAGGTCACTAAACTTACCTCTCTAAAGAATCATGCCCCTAGACTCTTTATCTGTTTATGCCAAAGTGAACTCTGCTTTGATACAAGAAATTAACTATCAGTGTAGTCTTACTCTTCTTAGCTTCTTTAGTTGACTAGACATCTAAACAATACAATGACACTATCTTGAAACCTTGACTTTCCAAtagatttaaaaattcaaaaaactcTCTTCTACTCACCACACAGGAGAAATTTATTTAAAAGGGTGTTGTAGAAATTGGAACCAAGTCCCTCAAGGGATCATAAGCTCAAGAGATCAGTCCCACAGAGAAACTATTAAAGTTGTTTCATGAAAAATGGTGTGGGGGCTTTGAGTCAAATGTAATTGCATATAGTAAAAATAACTGTTCCCTTTGGAGTCACATGCGTGCACACTCTGAAATCCCAGTTTCTGGTCTTTGACTGTCACATGCTGATAGCCAGCACGTGGTGCTATTCAAATTTGATTCTAGAATGGAGCCCTGCTTCAGAGAAAGTACTTGAGTGAGGAAATATGGGAATCTAGCAACACTAGAGACCCTGTGATTGACCCATAAGTGATGAGGATGGCGGTATCGTTATTACCAGAGGGTTTGGAAATAATCCCCAAAACATTCCTCTAatgttaaaatatgtatatacttgAGTCCCAGTTAATTTTTCACTTTTCTGTGTAAGATGTTCATATGGCCAGCGTGGACTCCTTTTGTCTctcagagaactactcagctcttgcATATGGCtgtgtcagagattgaacctgggattgcaAAACCTCAGGctcgaaagtcttttgcataactattacgcaTTCTTCCTAGATccttagtaaatatttttaaacaagtaTGTAAGTGAACAAACAACCCTATAGTTCTAAAGGTATAACtacaggacaaaaagaaaattaatctaACTTCTTTTAGGTGTTGTGGAATAAGAATATTTTCTGATTGGAAATCAACTAAGGTTATATTCTCAGTGATACCTATAGGAAAATAAAGCTTAGATAAACCAAATTTGAATCCTGGCATGAGAGAGTAGATTTGAGGCaaggctaacttttttttttaattttatgtatttattaattagagatctaggaggagagagagaaagaaccagacatgactctggtccatgtgctgctggggattgaactcaggacctcatacatgagagtctaacacttgatccactgtgccacctcccggaccacaaagcaAGGCTAACTTTGATTTAGATTTGAGTGTCTGGGAAAGACCAAAACAAATAAAGCATCATAAACAGTGACACAATGTTCAACTCTCTTATTAAAAAGAAGGCAAACAGAATCACTGGGTTCTGTTATTCGAAGATGAGTCATGTAGATGACACATATTtcctcaaaaaaatttaaaaaataaaataaagagcacTGTTAGGAAAATGGTTCAGAgggtagagtataggacttgcatggCTGCAGCCTTCAGTTTGGACACCCCAGGCTTAGTGCCGAGCACCATATCTACCAGAGTAGTCATGCTTCAAACAGATAACACAAGGTATCAATTTCAATTTATTATTGCAGGCAACATTACTTATTTTCCATTCTCTTATTTCTTGAGGGTTTGAAGATCTTGtgttatcaataacaacaataataattacagcaaaaatttttaaaaaa carries:
- the LOC103110385 gene encoding olfactory receptor 5G25-like, which translates into the protein MDYENQTLVVEFLLIGLTNHLYLQVFLFVIFLLVYLITFLGNLGMIALIWMNSRLHTPMYFFLSHLSFVDVCSSSVIGPKMLTDIFVEKKVISFFGCAAQLWFFGQFVVTECFLLASMAYDRYIAICKPLLYTLTMSQKVCVQLVVGPYVLGVLSTMTHTTFTFRLPYCGPNIVNHFFCDLLPVLSLACADTRVNTFLLFIMAGALGVLSGVIILVSYIYIVIAILRICSAEGRRKAFSTCSSHLTAVSILYGTLFFIYVRPSSSFSLDINKVVSVFYTAVIPMLNPIIYSLRNKEVKDSFRRTFEKKKFLMTK